The DNA sequence CCGATTTTGCCAAAATCAGAATTTACGCCTCGCGGATTGATGCCGCCGGCACCTGAAAAAGAAGGCATGCAATAAGTTTTTTGAATAAGCTAAGACCTTTGCCGGATTCTGTATGTATGGGAATGTGGCAGAGGTCTTAATTTTTTGTAGTCGAAGCATTGAAAAAGTATGGCGGCAAGATCAAGTCTTGCATTATTTTTCCGCTTCACCGGCGCTAATCTGTGAAAGCCGTATTTGTTTTACGCTGTCGCCGCTCGGTGCAAATTGCGCCAGTATGCGGCTATCCCCCGTGCTGAACCATTCGTGTTGCGCCTGATGCGGCGGTTGCGGGTTGAGCAGTTGCGCGGCGGTGAGTATGCGGCGGGTGTGGCGGGCGACGGCGGCGCCGCTGTCGATGATGTTAACCTGCGGCAATCGCGCCGCCAATTGTGCGCGCAAATAGGGGTAATGGGTGCAGCCCAGCACCAATTGGTCGATACCTGCGGCGGCAAAGGCGCTACAGTGCACATCCAATAATGCCGCCATTTCCTTACTGTGCAATTGATTGTTTTCAATCAGTTCGACCAATCCGCTGCCGCTGCGCGCCAGCAGTTTGATGCCTTTGCTTTTTACATGGTTTTCCACGCCGGCAAGGAATTTTTCGCTTGCCAAAGTGGCTTTGGTAGCGAGTACGCCGATGCTGCCGCTGTGTGTGGCAAGGGCGGCGGGTTTGACGGCGGGTTCGACGCCGATAATCGGCAGGCGGTATCGGCTGCGCAATGCGGCGGCGGCAAGGGCGGTGGCGGTGTTGCAGGCAATGATGATGAGTTTGCAGCCGCGCTCGATGAGAAAGGCGCAGTCGGCTTCGCAGAGGGCGAGGATTTCGGACGGACTTTTGTCGCCGTAGGGTGCGTTGGCATTGTCGGCGAGGTAGCAGGTGTTTTCCTGCGGTAATTCGGTTTGCAGCGCCTGCCAAATACTGCTGCCGCCGATGCCGGAATCAAATAGTCCGATGGCTGCCGATGACATGGCTTTCCTTGTAAAGGGCTTCTAGTGCTTGGCAGAGCGGCAGCAGTTGCCGTTCGCTATCATGGCTCGGGCTTTGTTCCAAGCGCCGAATGTAGGCACTAAGGGCATCGGGTTTTTCTTTGCCGTACATGATATTGAGGAGCGGTTCTAGGGTGCTGTCGCTGAGGGCGTTTTGCTGTCCGCGGTGTGCCGCCAAGGCGGAGAGGCGCGAGACGAGGCGGTAGTTTTCCTGCACGGCGTTCATGGCTTGGCTTTGCTGCTGTTCGGTGGCGAAGCCGGCAAGGGCGGCGGCTTGTTCATGAACGCGACGACGGCTGGCGCGGTAGGCAAGGTCGTCGCGTTGTTCTTGATGGAGTTGCGCGCTAATCACGGCAAGATAATCGGCATTGGCTTGCAGGGCGTTGCGGATGAGTTGCGGTAAGGATTGGTAGCGCCGTTCGGGAAAAATCCATTGCACGCAGCTCCAAGCGATTGCCGCGCCGAGCAGGGTATCGAAAACCCGCCGCCAAACGGCACCGCCCAAATTAACGTCTATCAAAGCAAAGCCGATAAAGACTTGTACGGTAATGAAAAAGGTGGAAAAGCTGTAGTTGCGGGCGCGGAAGTAAAAGAAAAAGGTGTTTGCCAGCACTAATAAGCTCAGCAGGGTGATGCGTTCCGGCGCCAATAGGGGCAATAAACCGCCGACCAGTACGCCGATTAAGGTGCCGATGATGCGTTGCACCAGTTTGCTGCGCGTAGCGGCGCGGTTGGGCTGGCAGACGAATACGGCGGTGAGCAATATCCAATAGCCAAGGTGCAGGTCTAGGCTTTCAACGATTATCACGCACAGGCAACTCATCAGGCTCATGCGCAAGGCATGGCGGAAAAAGGGCGATTGGGCGTGCAGATGGACGCGCAGGCGCTGCGGAATTTGCCGCCAATCGGAGAGTTGGTTGTTGTGCAGGCGGTCTTGCGCGTGCATGGCGCTGTCCTGTGCCTGCTCTGTTTTGCCTAATTTTTCCAATTGCAGGCTGATTTTTTCCAGATTTCGCAGTACGGCGGCAAGGCTGTGTTCTTGCGGCGCTTGGGCGAGATGATGCTGCCAAGCCTTGTGCAAACCGACTTGCGCGCGCAACAAGGCGGGCGGGCAGTCAAAGCTCTGTTCTGCGGCAAGGGCTCGGGCATAGGCACGGCAAGCCTGCGCCTGCAAATGAATCAGGCGTTCGATGCGAAAGAGCAAATCGCTGTGCGGCAGGCGCGTCAGCAGGTCTTGATAATCGACGTGCGCGGCGCTGATGCGTTCGTGGATGTCCTGCGCGCTGAAAAAATCTTGCAGTTGGCGGCGGCGCAAAGGCGACATTTTGCCGCCCGCCAAGCGGTTGAATAATACGTCGCGGCTGTGGTTAAAGGCTTCCGCCACTTTGCCGGTCAGACCGGCGAGGCGGTATTCCGCTGCCGTCAATTGCGCTTTTTCATCAGGCGCGAAGAACAGGGCTTTTTCGTCCATATAATCCGCCAATACGCGAAAAGAGGCGGCAAGACTTTGCTGCACGGGGTGGTTGGGGAAGAGTAATTGAAAGCCCAGCATGCTGGATTGGCAAATCAGCGCACCGAGCATAATCAGCAGCGGATTGGCATACCAAGGCAGGGCGGCATTGTCTGCCAGCAAGGTGTATAGCGCGACGACAAGGCTGCAAAAGCCGATGGTGCGGTAGCGCGTATCGATTGCCCCGAGCATGGTGCTGAAAAATGCCAGCACCGCCATGAGCAGGAATAAGGCGAGGGGATAGGCTTGGCTGATTTGCACCGCTAAGGCGCACAGTCCGAAAGTCGGCAAGATGATGAAGAGATTGCGCACACGACCGCCGGCGCGGTGATCCATATCCGCCAATCCGCCGGCAATCACGCCCAGCACCAATGCAATGGCGGCTTCCCGCAAATCCAAGCGCGCAATCAGCCATGCCGTGAAGGCAAAAGCGGTAAAAATCGGCAAAGTATGCAGAATCAGCGGCGGCAGGCGGAGGGGTTTCATCATATGTCCTTTCTGGGGATCAAGGTTTGGGATTATACGCCTCTTTGCAAGGGCGGGAGAAAATGCGCGGCGCATTGGGCAATCGCGTAAAATAGTTTTTCTTTTTTGCCCTGCTTTTTTGGAGCTGCGCTTGTGTTGTCGCCTCAGTGCGTGCAAAATTCATCAAATTTCCTTACTGGTTGAAACCCCTCCCTTTAGGGAGGATAATCTTGTGGGAGAGGCGTAACCTCTTCCAATTCAGGGCAACACACAGAGCAACGCTTTATGTGTCGCTCTGTGTGTTGAAACATTATTCAAATTATTGTTTTTAAAGACTAATGAGATTTTATGCAGGTGATTGCCCAAATTAAAGAAGTGCGCTGCGGACGGGCTAAGGATTTTGCCCGCGGCAGCCGAAGTGCGATAGAGAAATCGCCGCAAAGGGGGGCGGTAGCAGTAGGCGAATTGGGTTTGGCAGGCGATGAGGTCGGCGATACGACAGTGCATGGCGGTATTGATAAGGCGCTGCATTGCTATGCTTTTGAACATTATGCCTATTGGCAGAGCATATTGCCGAAGACAGCCGTTCCCTTGCAGGCGGGGGCTTTCGGTGAGAATTTAAGCCTTATCGGACTGACAGAGGGGCAGGTTTGCATAGGCGATATATGGCGGATGGGCAGCGCCGAATGTGTCGTCAGTCAGGGGCGGCAACCTTGCTGGAAATTAAACGAACGGTTTGCGGTGGCGGATATGGCGCTGCGAGTGCAGGAAAGTCTGCGCTGCGGTTGGTATTTGCGCGTGCGGCAAACAGGCGCGCTGCAAGCCGGTGATCAGGTGTATTTGCTAGAGCGTCCGTATCCCGAATGGTCGATTGAGAGGATACTGGCAATCATTCATCAAGGTGTTTGCGATGCCGCGCTGCTGCAATCCCTGTTGGATTTGCCGCTGCCGCCTTCATGGCAGCGACTGTTTAGCCGCCGTTTGCAAACGGGAGCAGTGGAGGATTGGCAGCCGCGTTTGTTCGGCAAGACGGTTTAGCAGGAATAGCCGCAATCATGCGGCGGCTTTATTTATGAATGTCCTTCTTCATCCTGAGGAAGCAAAAAGGCATTAATGCCGTTTTCGCACCATATTTTTTTCTCGCTGAGGGTGGCGGCAAGCAGAGCATCGTTTTGCGCCAAGCCGGCGCGGTCGGCTTCCGGATGCCATAGATGGTAGGCAATGCCGCCGAAGCGTAAATTGGCGCGTTTGATGCCTTGATGATAGAGGCGGGCGACAAATTCGCTGTCTTCTCGTCCCCAGCCGACAAAATCATTATTAAAACCGTTAACGCTAAGGGCATCGGCGCGGAAAAAGCCCATGTTGCAGCTTTTGATGTTTTTTAAGAGTTGGTTTTCTTGCTTGAGACTTGCGCGCATCAAACTGGGAAAACGCAAGGCGGAATGGCGTTTCAATATGCCTTGCGCATAAAAAGGCAGAGAGAAGGGTGCTTGAATCGGCGTATTGAGTATCTTTTGGCTGAGTGTCGGGTTGAGCAAAACGCGGCTGCCCTGAATAAGCAGTCCTTTTTTAGCGGCGTATTGATGATCTTGCAGAAAATGCGGGTGTAAAATCAGGTCGCCGTCAATGATGACGATGTAATCGCTGTGGGCGGCGGCTATGGCGCGATTGCGTGAGGCGGCGGCGCGAAAGCCTTGGTTTTCCTGCCAGATATGGCGGATGGGGATGGCGCTGCGGGCAGTATAGGCTTGGATGAGGGCGGCGGTTTCTGCCTGGGAGCCGTCGTCGGCAATCAGGATTTCTTGCGGCGGCAGGCTTTGTTGCAGTGCGCTTTCCAAGACGCGGGACAGGGCATCAGGGCGGTTATAGGTGGTAATGACGAGCGAAATGGGCAGTGCTTGATTGGCTTCGGCAAGTTTGATGTATTTCAGATAGGAGTTGAAAGCATTGTTATTGGCGATGACAAAGCCATCTCTGCCGTATAAAAATCCCCGTTTAAATAAATAATTTTTTATCCATGCGAAAAGCCCGTGCGTTAGGGCTTGCCATGCGCCGGTTCTTTGTCTGTATTGGCGATCTTTTGTAAAGAGATCGGTATAAAATTGGCTTTTATCCAACAAATCTTTCACGCCGGCAGATGAATAGTGCAGAAGCAGTCCCGGCAAAGATTGTATTTGGCTATCTGATTGAATTAATAGGCGTTCGTGGACGTAATTATCTGAAAAGCCTGTGTGGCGGCGGTGATAGAGGCGCGTAAGATAATCGGGATACCATGTGCAGGCTTTAATCGCGCGTCCGCGATAATGATTGAGGCGCTCAAGGCAGAAGACTTGTTTGGGGTTGTCCAAATCCAGTGCGCTAATGGCATTAAGCAGTTCGGTATCGGGGATTTCATCGCTGTCGATGCTAAAAATCCAGTCGTTTCGCGCCAATTGTGCCGCCAGATTCTTCATGGCGCCGAAACCGAGAAATTCATGCTGTTCGATGCGGCAATTGGGATAGCCGGCAGCGATGGTCAGACTATTATCAGTCGAGCCGTTGTCCAGCAACAGTACTTCATCAAAATCGCGTAGGCTGTCCAGCACTTGCGGCAGATATTTTTCCGAGTTTTTGCACAAAATGGTGGCGCTGATAGGGATTTTTTTCGGCATTACTGCGTTCCCGTATGCCCGAAGCCGCCTTCGCCGCGTTCGGAGGCGCCAAATGCCGCGACCGGCAGGAGAGTGGCGCGGGCGACGGTTTGGAACATCAATTGGGCGATGCGTTCGCCTAGTGCGATGGTGTAAGGCGTTTGGCTGCGGTTCCACAGCGGTACTTTGAGTTCGCCTTGGTAGTCGCTGTCAATCAGCCCGACCAGATTACCCAGAACAATGCCGTGTTTATAGCCTAGTCCCGAACGCGGCAGCACAAGGGCGCAGTAATCGGGATTGCCGATGTGAAATGCCAGCCCTGTGCCGATGAGCCGACATTCGTTTGGGGTAAGTGTAAGGCTTTCGCCTTCAAAGACGGCACGTAAGTCCATGGCGGCGCTGCCGGCGGTGGCGTATTCGGGCAGGGCGATGCTAGTGCCGATGCGGGGGTCAAGGATTTTGTATTCAATGGCTAACATGGAGAGTCTCTTGGTATTGCTTAAGAATGTGATCGAGCAGCTGCTCGGCTAATGCGGTTTTACTTGCCGGCGGCAGGGAGATTTCTTCTGCGGCGCTGATGAGGTGGATGTGATTATGGTCGCCGCCGAAGGGTTGTTCGCGGACATTATTGGCAAGGATGAGGTCCAGCCCTTTTTTCTCGCGTTTGCGGCGTGCATATTCCAGCAGATGCTCGGTTTCGGCGGCAAAGCCGATGGTAAAGGGGCGGTTTTCTTGCAGCGCGGCAACGTCGGCGACGATATCGGGATTTTCAACCAGTTCGATGCTAAGTGTGCCGTGTACGTCTTTTTTCTGTTTGTGTTCGGCGATGTGTTTGACGCGATAATCCGCTACCGCCGCCGCGGCAATGAAGATATCACTTTCGACGGCGGCCTGCAGGGCGGCAGCATGCATTTCCACGGCACTTATCACGGGAATAAGACGGCAATGCGGCGGTGCGGCGAGGGCGGTCGGGCCGCTAATCAGGCTGACTTGCGCACCGCGGGCGGCAGCGGCGGCAGCAATCGCATAGCCCATTTTGCCGCTGCTGTGATTCGAGAGATAGCGGACGGGGTCAATGGCTTCGCGGGTCGGGCCGGCGGTAATACACAGGCGGATGCCCTGCCAGTCTTGACGCGTATTCAAAATACGCTTAAGTGCGGCGATAATTTCTTCAGGCTCTGCCATGCGCCCCGGCCCTGTTTCGCCGCAGGCTTGCGCGCCGATGCCGACCGGCAAGAGATGATGTTTGGCGCGGTGGCTAAGAGTGGCGATATGCGCTTGCGTAGCGGGATGCGTCCACATCAGATGATTCATGGCAGGGGCGATGAGAATATCTGCGGCACTGGCAAGATAAAGGGTGCTGAGTAGATTATCCGCCAAGCCGAGCGCGAGTTTGGTCAGCGTATTGGCGGTGGCGGGCGCGATGATGAGGACATCCGCCCAGCGCGACAGTTCGATATGCCCCATGGCGGCTTCGGCTTGGCTGTCAAATAAATCGCTGCGCGGCGTTTCGCCGCTGATGGCTTGCAAGGTATGGGTGCTGACAAAATGCTGCGCATGCTCGGTCAGCACGCATTTCACTTCATGTCCCTGCTGCGTGAGTTGCCGCGCAAGCAAGACGCTTTTATATGCCGCAATGCCGCCGCAAATACCTAATAATATTTTTGCCATCAATCCGTTCCAGTCGCTAAAAGCCCTTGCAAGTCAGGCGAAAGGCAGTATTCTATCCTGCATGGATAGGAAAACAAACTCTCTTACGCAATCCTCATCAGCAGATATGCCGCGTGAGCGGCTATTGTCGCAGGGCGCACAGGCTTTGGCGGATTATGAATTATTGGCTTTGCTGCTGCGCACGGGCGGCGGCGGTCGTTCCGTTTTGGCATTTGCTCAACACATTTTGCAGCTGCGCGGCGGACTGGTGGGCTTATTGCGCTCGGAGCAGGCGCATTTGCAGCCGATTAAAGGTTTGGGCAATGCCAAAATTGCGGAGATTCTTGCGGTGGCGGAATTGGCAAAACGTTTTCTCACCGCCCAATTGCAAGAGCGGCAATGGCGTTTTCAGTCCGCCGACGATGTACGCGATTTTTTATTGATGCACTATAAGGGTTTGGCGCAGGAGGAAATGGGCATTTTGCTGCTGGATGGCGGACATCAATATCTTGGTTTTGTGCAGTTTCGAGAACAGTCCGCGCCGAATGAAATCCCTATTTCCTTGCGCGAGCTGCTGCGCCAAGTTTTGCAGCATAATGCGGCGGCAGTGATTTTGGTGCATAACCATCCTAGCGGCAGCATTGAACCTTCGCAAGCCGATAGAGAAACGACGCAGCGGATTGACGATTTGTTAAACTCAATACAAGTGCGCCTTTTGGATCATTTTATTGTATGTGGCAATCAAATAATTTCTATGCGTGAGAGCGGCTTTTGGTAATATAATAAAAACTTTTATAAATGGAATCGGGAGAGGCTAATCTCTTCCGATTTAGGACAACACATAGAGAGACGTTTTATGTGTCGTTCTGTGTGTTGAAACATGGAGAGTAGAAAATGTTAAAAACCGCTCTAATTGTAGATGATTCCCGTCTGGCACGCTTGACGCTCAAGCGCCTGCTGACTCAATATGATATTCAAGTTTCCGAAGCCGAGGGCGTGGTCGATGCCGAACGTTGGATTCAGCATAACCTTATGCCAGATATGGTCTTTATGGACGTCATGATGCCGGAGATTGACGGCTTTGAAGGATTGGAGCGTATGCGCGCCAATCCTGAAACGCGCCATGTGCCGGTGATTATGTATTCCGGCGATATTTCCGAAGAAGCGCGCAAAAAAGCGCGTGATCACGGCGCGACAGGCTATTTGCCCAAACCGGCGGATGCCAACCGCCTCGATCATTTGCTCAATGCGCTTAATAAACGCAGCAAACCGACGCAAATACCGGCTGCAGCGCCTACACCGCCTGTTGAAAAAGCCAAACCTGCCAAACCGGCAAATATTTACGGCAAAGCGACAAGTCTGAGCGGTGACAGTCCTTTTGAATTGACGCAGGAAAACTTTGCTCCGGCGCATCAAACTTTTGAGGAAGCGCCACCGCCGCGTGCCGCAGTAAGAGAAGCGCCGCGCGAAGCGGAAATGCCGGTCTTGCAAGAAAGCGTCATGCCGATTGCGCCGGCTGCTGCAGCCTTATCGCCCGAAATTTTATCGCGCTTGGATGATTTGGAAGCCCGCTTGAATGCCGCACAACAAGCCGGCAGACCTAGTGCGCCGAGCACTCCGCCGGAAGTGGCTCAACGCCTCAACCGCTTGGAAGAAAAACTGAGTGCGCAAAGCAGCAATGCCGCCTTGTTGGATTTTAGCGCCGATGTCGAGCGTCAGCGTCTGGATGTCATTTATTTGCAAAGACAAGTCGCTAAATCCGAGCAATTGGGCAAAGTGGCGGTCGGCCTTGCCGCTTTAGGACTGTTGATTGCTTTGGCGGCGGTCATTCGTTCGATGTTATAAACTTAGATTTGTGCGCCTTCTCACGCTCTGCTTTATTTTAGCCGCCGTTGCGATAGTAAGCAGTTTTTTCTCCCTAGGCGCATGGTCCTTAAGCATCATGCTGCTGATTGTATTGCTATGGCAATATCGCCAGCAGCATATTCTTTTGTCTTGGATGAGGACAGGCGCCAAGAAATTGCCGCCGGATCTCAGCCTTCCTTATGATGAAATAGCCGCCTGCCATTATCGCGCACGCGAACAGTCGCGCAAACGCAAACACCGCCTGCAAGGCTTTTTAAGCGTTTATCACCGCGTGGTTAATAATATTTCCCGATGTGGCGCTGATTATCGAGCAGCAGGGGCGTCTGCTCGGTTTTAACCGCAAGGCGCAGGAAATTTTAGGACTGGACCGCCGCTTGGATATCGGCAATAAAGTCGATTTCATGTTGCGCGGCGAAGGGGCAGAAGGATTTTGGGAACGTATGCAGTCTGCCGACAGTGTCTTATTGCGCTTATTCTCCGAGTCCAATTATGTGCTTGAATTCGTGCAATTGCCTTTTCAAAAAGGCGAGGGCTGTTATTGGCAAGGGATGTGAGCAAATATTATCAAGAGCAGGCGCGACGCAAAGCCTTTGTCGAAAATGCCTCACATGAGCTGAGAACGCCGCTTACCGTTTTATGCGGTTTCTTGGAAATTATGCAGCATCAAGAGGATATACCGGAGAAATGGCAGATGCCCCTGTAGGAAATGCGCAGCCATAGTCTGCGTATGCAATCCTTGGTAGAAGATATGCTGCGTCTGGTGCAGTTGGAGAACGGCGCGCGCGCCGTTCGTGCACAAGACTTGGATTTACAGCCTTGGCTGAAGCGTTTGATCGCAGAAATCAATGGACAATTTCCTGAGAGCGTTGGTATCGTTCTTGAAGAAATGGAGGATGTTATAGTCAAAGAATTGAAAAAGTATTACGGCGTTGGCTCGCCTTGCCCGTACGCTCTTGTACTGTCTGCGGCTCGCCGCCTTGTATTACTTTTCACTTCTCCGACTATAGAAGCGCACGGCGGTGAGTTGCAGATTACTTCGCAAGAAGGTAAGGGCAGTCGCTCTATAGAGGGCAAACCATTTGCGATTAGGTGCGCGGAATACGGCATAGTCGGGAAAGCCTTGCCATAGGTATTCCGCTTGGACGTGGTAAGTGTTTTCGATATGTCGGAACAGTGAACGGGCTTGCATTATTCGACTAAATGACGAATATCGACCACGGCTTCTTGTCCGAATGCCGCGCTTTCGCAATAAGCCAAAAGGGTGGCGGCGGTACTGGGCGCGCTTTGCAATGCGCCGTCTTGCTGCAAATCGAGAAAACGCTGCCGAATGGGGAAATCGGTATTGGCACGAATTTCCGCCTGCATGGCGGTATCAATCACGCCCGGAGCGATGCTGACCGCCTGAATATGCGGCTGCGCTTCGGCGGCGATATTGCGGGCATGATGGTCAAGCGCGGCTTTGCCGGCGCCATAGACCGACCAGCCGGCATAGCTTTTATGTGCGGCACCGCTGCTGATATGTACGATACGCAGCCGCTGCGCTAATGCGGCGGCGGCATCGGCGAGCATTAGGGGCGCGCTGACGTTTAGGGCGACAGCTTGGGCAATGGCTGCCGCGCCCTGCCGTCCCAGTAAGTGAGCCGGCTCTTGCGTGCCGGCGCAGTTAAACAGCCATAGTTCTTGCCCTTGGCAGAATTGCGCAAATGCCGCGCTTTCCAGCCATTGCTGCAAGGCAGCGCTATCGCTTAAATCCAAGGCAATTTGCTGCAATTGTCCGCCGTATTGCGCGGCGAGTGTGGCATTGCTGCGTCTGGCGATGCCGCAAACCTGTGCGCCCTGCGCCAGTAAGGCGGCGGCGAGTGCTTCTCCGAGTCCGCTGCTGTGTCCTGTGATGATGGCTTGTTTAATCATTCTGCGCTTCCTTTGCCAATAAGGCGTCTGCCAATCGGGCGAAACCTGCGCCGTCTAGGTTTTCGGGGCGCAGGGTCGGGTCAATATCGAGTTGCTGCAATGCTTCGCTGCTAAACCAATGCGACAGCGATTTGCGCAGCATTTTGCGCCGCTGGGCAAAGGCGGTTTTTACCACTAAGGCAAAATGCGCCGGCGATTGCACCGCCCATTGCGGTGCGGCACGCGGCACGAGTCTGACGACCGCGCTATCGACTTTCGGCGGCGGATCAAAGGCTTCGGGCGGAATATCAAAAAGCGATTCGGTTAGCAAATATTGCTGCAACATCAAACTCAAACGTCCATAGTCTTTGTTATTCGGCTGGGCGACAATCCGCTCCACCACTTCTTTTTGCAGCATAAAATGCATGTCTTGGATGTGTTGGCGCTGCGCGAGGCAATGAAAGAGTATGGGAGAGGAAAGGTTGTAGGGCAGATTGCCGATGATACGCAGCGGTGCCGCCAGTCCCAAATCGGCAAAATCCACCGTCAGTACATCTGCTTCGATAAGATTGAGTTTGCCGACCGCCGCCGCTTTGCGCGCCAAAGGCGCCAATACGCGGCTGTCGAATTCGATAGCGGTCAGCGCGCCGGCTTTGGCAAGCACGGGTAAGGTCAGCGCCCCCAAGCCCGGCCCGATTTCGATGATGCGCTCGTCGGGCTGCGGATAGATGGCACTAAGCATGTCGCCGATCACATGATCGTCGGCTAGGAAATGCTGCCCTAAATGTTTGGCGGCGCGGACTTCAGCCATGCTTATTCCTAGTAAATGCGGATATAGGCATTTTGCCGTGCTTCGATAATGCGGCGCTCCCATGCCTGCTGCATGGCGCTTTGGTAGAGGCTGGCACGGATGCGTTCGCGCAGCATGTCTTCGCTGCGATCCACTTGTTCGCGCTCATAGACTTTCAAAATATGCCAGCCGAAGCTGCTTTCAAAAGGCGCTTGCAGGCTGCCCAGCGGCGCTTTAATCATTTGCTCGGCAAAACGCGGTTCAAGGGTGTCGGCGCTCAACCAACCCAATTCGCCGCCGCGCAGGGCGGAAGCGGGGTCTTGCGAGTATTGCTGTACCAAAGTCGCGAAATCCGCGCCTTGTTGAAGCGCGGCATAAATTTGCTCGATGGCGGCTTTTGCCGCTTGAGGGTTGTGCGGATTATGGCGAATCAGGATATGCGCCATCCGTGCCTGCGGCACGATATAGCCTTCGCCGCCCGCTACCGAGGTACTGACGACTTTCAGGAAGTGCATACCGTCGGCATCGACCACCGGTTTATTGACCATTTGACCGCCGCGCAAACCCGCCACGGCACTAGCAAAGCGCAGGGGAATTTGCCCGATATTGACTTGTCCCAAATCGACCAGTCTGGCTTCGGGAATCTCCGCCGCCGCTTGGCTTAAATCATTGTTATGCGCGCGCAAGGCATCTGAAATGCGAGCGAGGGTTTCGGCAATCGCGGCGCCGCGTTCTTCCACCGGCAGATTAGGCACGGGCAGCAGCAGATCTTGCAGATGTATGGTGCTGCCTTCGCGGCGGGCGATTTGGGTTAATTGATCATTGATTTGCGCGGATGTGATACTGACTTGATTGCCCACTAAGGCTTCCTGCAATTTGGCTTGACGGATTTGCTCCGCCACGCTTTGCCGGTATTGCTGCGCATTCATGCCGGTTTGCTTTTGCACTTGGCTCTGCAAATCGGCAGGGCTGAGCTGATTTTGCTCGGCAACGCGCATAATGCCTTCATCAATCTCTTCATCGCTGACCTGCACTTGATATTGCTGCGCTAATTGTTCAATCACATGCTGAATAATCACGCGATCCATCAGCAGTTCTTGCAACTGCGTACCTGATAAGGGAATATCGCGCGGTAAAGCGGCGCGGGCGGCGGTCAGCTCTTTTTCCAATTGACGGCGGCTGATTGCTTCTTGATTGATAACCAAGGCAATCTCGTCAAGCGGCTGTGCCTGCGATTGGGCATATTCCGCCTGCGGACCGAATTGCAGGTTTTGCGCGCCGGCTAAGAGCGGGCAAAACATGAGGAATACAAGGCGCTTCATAAATTTTTCTCCTGCGGTAGGGGGGTGAAACCAGTGAGTTGCTTGTTCAATAATTTGCCGGTACGGCTGCCCATATTGCCCAAGCCTTTGAAAATAAATTCTAAATAAACAGCATT is a window from the Suttonella indologenes genome containing:
- a CDS encoding DUF3329 domain-containing protein; amino-acid sequence: MRLLTLCFILAAVAIVSSFFSLGAWSLSIMLLIVLLWQYRQQHILLSWMRTGAKKLPPDLSLPYDEIAACHYRAREQSRKRKHRLQGFLSVYHRVVNNISRCGADYRAAGASARF
- the radC gene encoding RadC family protein, with product MDRKTNSLTQSSSADMPRERLLSQGAQALADYELLALLLRTGGGGRSVLAFAQHILQLRGGLVGLLRSEQAHLQPIKGLGNAKIAEILAVAELAKRFLTAQLQERQWRFQSADDVRDFLLMHYKGLAQEEMGILLLDGGHQYLGFVQFREQSAPNEIPISLRELLRQVLQHNAAAVILVHNHPSGSIEPSQADRETTQRIDDLLNSIQVRLLDHFIVCGNQIISMRESGFW
- the rsmA gene encoding 16S rRNA (adenine(1518)-N(6)/adenine(1519)-N(6))-dimethyltransferase RsmA; this translates as MAEVRAAKHLGQHFLADDHVIGDMLSAIYPQPDERIIEIGPGLGALTLPVLAKAGALTAIEFDSRVLAPLARKAAAVGKLNLIEADVLTVDFADLGLAAPLRIIGNLPYNLSSPILFHCLAQRQHIQDMHFMLQKEVVERIVAQPNNKDYGRLSLMLQQYLLTESLFDIPPEAFDPPPKVDSAVVRLVPRAAPQWAVQSPAHFALVVKTAFAQRRKMLRKSLSHWFSSEALQQLDIDPTLRPENLDGAGFARLADALLAKEAQND
- a CDS encoding peptidylprolyl isomerase; the protein is MKRLVFLMFCPLLAGAQNLQFGPQAEYAQSQAQPLDEIALVINQEAISRRQLEKELTAARAALPRDIPLSGTQLQELLMDRVIIQHVIEQLAQQYQVQVSDEEIDEGIMRVAEQNQLSPADLQSQVQKQTGMNAQQYRQSVAEQIRQAKLQEALVGNQVSITSAQINDQLTQIARREGSTIHLQDLLLPVPNLPVEERGAAIAETLARISDALRAHNNDLSQAAAEIPEARLVDLGQVNIGQIPLRFASAVAGLRGGQMVNKPVVDADGMHFLKVVSTSVAGGEGYIVPQARMAHILIRHNPHNPQAAKAAIEQIYAALQQGADFATLVQQYSQDPASALRGGELGWLSADTLEPRFAEQMIKAPLGSLQAPFESSFGWHILKVYEREQVDRSEDMLRERIRASLYQSAMQQAWERRIIEARQNAYIRIY
- a CDS encoding response regulator yields the protein MLKTALIVDDSRLARLTLKRLLTQYDIQVSEAEGVVDAERWIQHNLMPDMVFMDVMMPEIDGFEGLERMRANPETRHVPVIMYSGDISEEARKKARDHGATGYLPKPADANRLDHLLNALNKRSKPTQIPAAAPTPPVEKAKPAKPANIYGKATSLSGDSPFELTQENFAPAHQTFEEAPPPRAAVREAPREAEMPVLQESVMPIAPAAAALSPEILSRLDDLEARLNAAQQAGRPSAPSTPPEVAQRLNRLEEKLSAQSSNAALLDFSADVERQRLDVIYLQRQVAKSEQLGKVAVGLAALGLLIALAAVIRSML
- a CDS encoding SDR family NAD(P)-dependent oxidoreductase; this translates as MIKQAIITGHSSGLGEALAAALLAQGAQVCGIARRSNATLAAQYGGQLQQIALDLSDSAALQQWLESAAFAQFCQGQELWLFNCAGTQEPAHLLGRQGAAAIAQAVALNVSAPLMLADAAAALAQRLRIVHISSGAAHKSYAGWSVYGAGKAALDHHARNIAAEAQPHIQAVSIAPGVIDTAMQAEIRANTDFPIRQRFLDLQQDGALQSAPSTAATLLAYCESAAFGQEAVVDIRHLVE
- a CDS encoding histidine kinase dimerization/phospho-acceptor domain-containing protein — translated: MSKYYQEQARRKAFVENASHELRTPLTVLCGFLEIMQHQEDIPEKWQMPL